The Clostridia bacterium genome contains the following window.
TGCCTTTCTGCTACCGACACGGGTCAAAAAAGCCGCCTAATTACTGATCGGGCAGTGTTGGCTGAGTTCATCGACAAAATCTCTTTACTGGTTGCGGCTGCAGTTAAGGAGCAACAGGCGCACGAGCGGCTTGCAGTTGTCAACCGAGAATTGGATGCAGTCCTAAACTCGGTTCACGACGGAATCATAGTAAGTGATGCCGAAGGCCAAATAACCATGTGCAATGAATCAGCCTCGCAGTTGCTACGAATGCCGGCCGCCAGCATTTGTGGGCGCCCTCTAAGTAAGTTGTTCAATAAGCTCACTCTGCCAAGCGGTAGCTCTGGGTTCAGGACTATAACCCAGGAAATTGCTTGTTCTCACTTCAAGAACAGAGCGCTTCGGTTCTATAGTGTGATTACGCCCATCAGATACCCCAACGGTCGGAACGGATTTATCCTTTCTTTTCGGCCC
Protein-coding sequences here:
- a CDS encoding sigma 54-interacting transcriptional regulator; amino-acid sequence: MCNESASQLLRMPAASICGRPLSKLFNKLTLPSGSSGFRTITQEIACSHFKNRALRFYSVITPIRYPNGRNGFILSFRPLKEIRSFASRLFADPPSVGLEDILTQDPEMVQIKNLLGKVAVTDATVLLRGESGTGKDLFARAIHTLSHRRDKP